In one Neobacillus sp. WH10 genomic region, the following are encoded:
- a CDS encoding transposase, translating to MEPHKKNMKEKKKKESKGDIIIRKFPLRLTGEERRLVDTLRQKAANLWNDCLDLHWWLYDVYKIWTSASEKKKWYNATTHQIHSQTIQAIIELHEETCKRTRELRAKGEKQWRYPWKYKKFFSVKYKKAAIKCKDKKLLFSNGKQQSPLVIPQPKHIDFHTIKSAEIVWHKDQYWMHIAVEVPKQKQVQGNKDAGCDLGLIHAAVLSDGKNHFIVTGRELRSLQRYRNKKLKELQKLIGRKKPGSNKRQKLILRKRRFLEKLERRIEYLLHTISKMVTDWCVENHIKALYIGTPDGVQKNTKKKKKTRKEIRQQLSNWSFGQLIEKITYKLNLRGVKVQLVEESYTSGTCPSCGEFSKQWNRNFHCPCGAKGHRDLVGAVNILDKSIHKQFKKNRELPKIEDTKYRRVFLTPIVPHNGAKRAVA from the coding sequence ATGGAACCACACAAAAAGAACATGAAAGAAAAGAAGAAAAAAGAGTCGAAAGGCGATATTATTATTCGGAAATTTCCGCTCCGTTTAACCGGCGAGGAGAGAAGATTAGTCGATACACTACGTCAGAAAGCAGCGAATCTATGGAATGACTGCTTAGATCTCCATTGGTGGCTATATGATGTATATAAGATTTGGACAAGTGCATCAGAAAAAAAGAAATGGTACAATGCCACCACCCATCAAATACATTCGCAAACGATTCAAGCCATCATCGAGTTACACGAAGAAACATGCAAAAGAACGAGGGAGCTGCGGGCTAAAGGTGAAAAACAGTGGCGATACCCTTGGAAATACAAAAAATTCTTTTCCGTCAAATATAAAAAAGCAGCAATTAAATGCAAGGATAAAAAGCTGCTGTTTAGCAATGGAAAACAACAATCCCCCTTAGTGATCCCCCAACCAAAGCACATTGATTTCCATACAATAAAAAGTGCCGAAATCGTTTGGCACAAAGATCAATACTGGATGCATATAGCAGTGGAAGTACCAAAACAAAAGCAAGTACAAGGTAATAAGGATGCTGGCTGTGATTTAGGGCTCATACATGCGGCAGTTTTAAGTGACGGAAAAAATCACTTCATTGTCACTGGAAGAGAACTTCGCTCGTTACAGCGCTACAGAAACAAAAAGTTAAAAGAGCTTCAGAAGCTCATTGGCCGGAAAAAGCCAGGTTCGAACAAAAGGCAAAAACTCATTTTGCGTAAACGCCGTTTTTTAGAAAAACTGGAACGGAGAATCGAGTACCTTTTGCATACGATTTCGAAAATGGTCACCGATTGGTGTGTGGAAAACCACATTAAAGCACTCTATATCGGAACACCGGATGGCGTTCAAAAGAATACGAAGAAGAAAAAGAAAACAAGAAAAGAAATTCGTCAACAATTGTCCAATTGGAGTTTTGGGCAATTAATTGAAAAAATAACATACAAATTGAACCTTCGAGGCGTCAAAGTCCAACTTGTGGAAGAGTCCTATACTTCCGGTACGTGCCCTTCATGCGGAGAATTCAGTAAACAATGGAATCGAAACTTCCACTGTCCGTGTGGTGCGAAAGGACATCGGGATCTAGTGGGTGCCGTGAATATTTTGGACAAGTCTATCCATAAACAATTCAAGAAAAATCGAGAACTACCTAAAATAGAAGATACAAAGTATCGCCGAGTCTTTTTAACCCCCATTGTCCCGCACAATGGGGCTAAAAGGGCAGTGGCGTAG
- the hpt gene encoding hypoxanthine phosphoribosyltransferase produces the protein MPYRIKDSMISETEIKQRVKQLAEEIEKDFNDGPIFLIVVLKGSFVFAADLIREMKGDIKVDFISVSSYSDQTETTGKVKLLKDLDTDITNKNVVVVEDIIDSGLTLHFLRDHLNMHKPKQIKICTLLDKPERRRVELPVDYVGFVIPDEFIVGYGIDYAEMYRNLPYIATVEEYQGFKKSKDTAK, from the coding sequence GTGCCATACAGAATTAAAGATAGTATGATTTCAGAAACAGAAATTAAACAAAGAGTTAAGCAACTAGCAGAAGAAATTGAAAAAGATTTTAACGATGGACCAATCTTCCTCATCGTTGTTCTTAAAGGTTCCTTTGTATTTGCCGCTGACTTGATTCGCGAGATGAAGGGGGATATTAAAGTCGATTTCATTTCGGTTTCCAGTTACAGCGACCAGACAGAAACAACTGGAAAGGTAAAGCTTTTGAAGGATTTAGATACCGATATTACAAATAAGAATGTAGTAGTGGTGGAGGATATTATCGACAGCGGACTAACCTTGCATTTTTTAAGAGATCATTTGAACATGCATAAGCCAAAACAAATTAAAATTTGCACACTCCTAGACAAGCCAGAAAGAAGAAGAGTGGAATTACCTGTTGATTATGTCGGCTTTGTGATTCCGGATGAATTCATTGTGGGTTACGGGATAGATTACGCAGAAATGTATCGAAATTTACCTTATATTGCAACGGTTGAAGAGTACCAAGGCTTCAAAAAATCAAAGGATACCGCCAAATAA
- a CDS encoding ABC transporter ATP-binding protein — MNILEANKLHKSYGNKLNKQEVLKGIDINVEKGEFVSIMGASGSGKTTLLNVLSSIDKVSGGSIKIEGKEMTAMKEKQLAEFRKHHLGFIFQDYNLLDTLTVKENILLPLSISKVSKRAADEMFNAVAVELGISEIKDKYPNEISGGQKQRTSAARAFIHQPSIIFADEPTGALDSKSASDLLNKLSELNQNRKATIVMVTHDPVAASFSSRVIFIKDGQIYTQLNKGEQSRQTFFKDIMKTQSILGGVPNER; from the coding sequence ATGAATATTTTAGAAGCAAATAAACTTCATAAAAGCTATGGCAATAAATTAAATAAACAAGAAGTATTAAAAGGAATTGATATTAACGTTGAAAAAGGAGAATTCGTGAGTATCATGGGTGCCTCAGGCTCCGGAAAAACAACCTTACTCAATGTTCTTTCTTCCATTGATAAGGTAAGCGGCGGGAGCATCAAAATTGAAGGAAAAGAAATGACTGCGATGAAAGAAAAGCAGCTGGCAGAATTCCGTAAGCATCATTTAGGATTTATTTTCCAAGATTATAACTTACTTGATACATTGACAGTCAAAGAAAATATTCTCTTGCCGTTATCAATTTCGAAAGTTTCAAAAAGAGCAGCGGATGAAATGTTTAATGCAGTGGCAGTGGAACTGGGGATTTCTGAAATCAAGGATAAGTACCCGAATGAAATTTCCGGTGGTCAAAAACAGCGTACCTCTGCTGCAAGGGCGTTTATTCATCAACCAAGCATTATTTTCGCTGACGAGCCAACCGGTGCACTCGATTCAAAATCGGCATCCGATTTGCTAAACAAATTAAGCGAATTAAATCAAAACCGAAAAGCAACGATTGTGATGGTTACGCATGATCCGGTAGCAGCAAGCTTCAGCAGCAGGGTTATTTTTATTAAAGATGGACAAATTTACACGCAATTAAATAAAGGCGAACAATCAAGGCAGACGTTCTTTAAAGACATCATGAAAACCCAAAGTATATTAGGCGGTGTCCCGAATGAGCGTTAA
- a CDS encoding M20 family peptidase, whose amino-acid sequence MKKRKMTLLILGGFILLFIIVTVFNTMMIKSKQPKPHTTKVVFSQEEAIEHLSKAVTFKTVSYQDRRKFDFKEFDKFITFLQESYPTVHKQLEFEKINDYALLYKWKGSNSSKNPVGLTSHYDVVPVLKGTEANWEQNPFSGTVADGKIWGRGTLDDKIGVIGILQAVQYLLNEGFKPERDMYFMFGFDEEIGGDEGANKIVNTLKDRGITFEYVLDEGGAIVEDIVPGVDQPVGVVGISEKGSVTAELSIEGSGGHSSQPKDHTNIGRIASAIAKLEDTQFKGDLRGPGEDLFEFVAPEMSFGMKYVFANKVFFEPVIKKILLGKPASAALIRTTIAPTIFQAGEQYNALPEKATAFINLRLMPGDSLMDVKKFIEETIDDDDIKVTVTGSEASKVSSINSWQFKSIQQAARNVYDNAVVAPYLMFAGSDAKHYDMISKNTYRFLPVQITSEDLNRMHGTNEHVSIEKYLNAIKFYVEVMKEAAK is encoded by the coding sequence TTGAAAAAACGAAAAATGACTTTACTCATTTTAGGTGGTTTTATTCTTCTTTTTATAATTGTAACCGTTTTTAACACGATGATGATTAAATCAAAACAACCCAAGCCTCACACAACAAAAGTTGTATTTAGCCAAGAAGAAGCTATTGAGCATTTATCCAAAGCTGTCACATTCAAAACTGTATCCTATCAGGACCGCAGGAAGTTTGACTTTAAAGAATTTGATAAGTTTATCACTTTTTTACAGGAAAGCTATCCCACAGTTCACAAACAGCTTGAGTTTGAAAAAATAAATGATTACGCCCTCCTGTATAAATGGAAAGGTTCAAATTCAAGTAAAAACCCCGTCGGCCTGACAAGCCACTATGATGTAGTACCTGTTTTAAAAGGAACGGAAGCGAATTGGGAGCAAAATCCTTTTAGTGGAACCGTTGCCGACGGAAAGATATGGGGCAGGGGAACATTGGATGACAAAATTGGCGTCATCGGAATTTTACAAGCGGTACAATATTTATTAAATGAAGGATTCAAACCGGAGCGGGACATGTATTTCATGTTTGGGTTTGACGAAGAAATCGGTGGAGACGAAGGAGCGAACAAAATCGTTAATACCCTAAAAGATAGAGGAATCACATTTGAGTATGTTTTAGACGAAGGAGGAGCAATTGTCGAAGACATCGTTCCTGGCGTTGATCAGCCGGTAGGAGTTGTCGGTATTTCTGAGAAGGGCTCGGTAACCGCGGAATTGTCGATCGAAGGCAGCGGCGGCCACTCCTCACAGCCGAAGGACCACACGAATATTGGCCGAATTGCCAGCGCTATTGCTAAATTAGAAGATACCCAATTTAAAGGCGACTTACGAGGACCTGGGGAAGACTTATTTGAATTCGTAGCTCCGGAAATGAGCTTTGGTATGAAATATGTGTTTGCAAACAAAGTATTTTTTGAGCCGGTCATTAAAAAAATTTTATTAGGGAAGCCGGCATCTGCTGCATTGATTCGCACCACCATTGCGCCAACAATCTTTCAAGCCGGCGAGCAATACAATGCATTACCAGAAAAGGCGACAGCGTTTATTAACCTTCGCCTTATGCCTGGCGACTCCTTAATGGATGTAAAAAAGTTCATTGAAGAAACCATTGACGATGATGATATTAAAGTAACGGTCACAGGCAGTGAAGCCTCAAAGGTATCTTCCATTAATAGCTGGCAATTTAAATCCATTCAGCAGGCAGCTAGAAATGTGTATGATAACGCAGTTGTTGCCCCTTACTTAATGTTTGCCGGCTCCGATGCGAAGCATTACGATATGATCTCGAAAAATACCTATCGTTTCTTACCTGTTCAGATTACTTCAGAGGATCTAAACAGAATGCATGGAACCAATGAACATGTCAGCATCGAAAAATACCTGAATGCGATAAAGTTTTATGTTGAAGTGATGAAGGAAGCTGCTAAATAA
- a CDS encoding sensor histidine kinase: MINKYLVEKRSWIFLFIFIQGFILFIAYLDKALPLMPFFYIIFLSMLVFTIFLIFRYHKETKFYKSLVEWENNLDLTNIAKPESPFEKMIEKSIVKQTEWLKQEASQNFLILEQEKDDLLAWIHEVKTPLTAMHLMIDRVDDERMKAQLTHEWLRIHLLLDTQLHQRRIPFMENDLYIEKTDLKTLLFKEIKTLQSWCMQKGIGFDVDLEAPTVLTDAKWLAFIIRQLLTNAVKYSESSDIIIKSYQKDGQTILEVKDYGRGIDPKDLPRIFEKGFTSTTAHHDNAATGMGLYLTKRIAKPLLIHIDVHSDLGRGTNFTLTFPKRNEFNHIASM; the protein is encoded by the coding sequence ATGATTAACAAATATTTAGTTGAAAAGCGCAGCTGGATTTTTCTATTCATCTTTATTCAAGGATTTATTCTTTTTATAGCTTATCTCGATAAGGCGCTTCCCTTGATGCCATTCTTCTATATTATCTTCCTATCAATGCTTGTTTTTACTATCTTTTTGATTTTCCGATATCATAAGGAAACAAAGTTCTACAAAAGTTTAGTGGAATGGGAGAACAATCTTGATTTAACCAATATAGCAAAGCCTGAAAGCCCCTTTGAAAAAATGATCGAAAAAAGTATCGTGAAGCAAACAGAATGGCTTAAACAAGAAGCATCACAAAACTTTCTAATATTAGAACAGGAGAAGGATGACCTATTAGCCTGGATTCACGAAGTCAAGACACCTTTAACTGCGATGCATTTAATGATTGACCGCGTAGACGATGAACGGATGAAAGCCCAATTAACTCATGAATGGTTAAGAATTCATCTGCTGCTTGATACCCAGCTTCACCAAAGACGGATCCCCTTTATGGAGAATGATTTATATATTGAAAAAACCGATTTAAAAACTTTACTTTTTAAAGAGATTAAAACGTTACAATCCTGGTGTATGCAAAAAGGCATTGGCTTTGATGTAGATTTAGAGGCACCTACAGTCTTAACCGATGCCAAGTGGCTTGCGTTTATCATCAGACAGTTGTTGACAAACGCGGTGAAATACAGTGAATCGTCCGACATCATAATTAAAAGCTATCAAAAGGACGGGCAAACCATCCTTGAAGTAAAGGATTATGGACGCGGTATCGATCCTAAGGACCTGCCGCGCATTTTTGAAAAGGGCTTTACCTCGACGACCGCTCATCATGACAACGCCGCAACAGGCATGGGATTGTATTTAACAAAAAGAATTGCCAAGCCATTATTAATCCATATTGATGTACACTCTGACCTTGGAAGAGGAACAAATTTTACGTTAACATTTCCAAAAAGGAATGAATTTAATCATATTGCAAGCATGTGA
- the add gene encoding adenosine deaminase: MNFSVLPKIELHCHLDGSLRPKTIIDIAKREGIRLPSIEIDELEKELIAPLECESLDEYLKRFAIPNSVMQSKENLRRITFELFEDAAQENVKYMEVRFAPLLHVAKGLRVEEVIESVIDGMKDAEAKFNIKGNIILSCMRTMSAESAFEVVEKGKEFLGKGVVAIDLCASEEAGFCGQFVEPMALAREYGYHVTIHAGETGVGKNVLEAVELLGAERIGHGVFIKDCTEAYDIVKEKQVVLEMCPTSNVQTKAVNHYNEHPIYQFHQDGIKVTVNTDNRTVSDTTMAKECTIVFNEFSLSEEDYRQIYLTSVEASFADRETKEKLKKYIN, encoded by the coding sequence ATGAATTTTTCTGTATTACCTAAAATTGAACTTCACTGCCATTTAGACGGAAGTCTTAGACCTAAAACGATTATTGATATCGCAAAGAGAGAAGGGATTCGGTTACCGTCGATAGAGATAGATGAGTTAGAAAAAGAATTAATTGCTCCATTAGAATGTGAATCGCTCGATGAATATTTAAAACGGTTTGCGATTCCTAATTCAGTTATGCAGTCAAAGGAAAATCTAAGAAGAATCACCTTTGAACTTTTTGAGGATGCTGCACAGGAAAATGTGAAATATATGGAGGTGAGATTTGCACCTTTACTGCATGTTGCGAAGGGGCTGCGTGTCGAAGAAGTCATCGAAAGTGTCATAGATGGCATGAAGGATGCAGAAGCGAAGTTCAATATAAAAGGAAATATCATTCTTTCCTGTATGAGAACAATGTCGGCTGAAAGTGCGTTTGAGGTCGTAGAAAAGGGGAAGGAATTCCTTGGAAAAGGTGTTGTGGCCATCGACTTATGCGCATCTGAAGAAGCAGGATTTTGCGGTCAATTTGTTGAACCAATGGCATTAGCTAGAGAATATGGCTATCATGTCACGATCCATGCTGGGGAAACGGGAGTCGGAAAAAATGTTCTTGAGGCCGTTGAATTGTTAGGTGCTGAAAGAATTGGGCACGGCGTTTTTATTAAGGATTGTACAGAGGCATATGATATTGTGAAGGAAAAACAAGTGGTGCTTGAAATGTGCCCGACAAGCAATGTCCAAACAAAAGCAGTGAACCATTATAACGAACATCCTATCTATCAGTTTCATCAAGATGGCATAAAAGTCACGGTTAATACCGACAACAGAACAGTATCCGATACAACGATGGCGAAGGAATGTACCATTGTCTTTAATGAATTCTCTTTAAGTGAAGAGGACTATCGACAAATTTATCTTACTAGTGTGGAAGCAAGCTTTGCTGATCGGGAGACAAAGGAAAAGCTAAAGAAATATATCAACTAA
- a CDS encoding Cof-type HAD-IIB family hydrolase has product MKKPIVFFDIDGTLLNDEKKIPDSTKKAVRLLQEQGIHTAIATGRVPNMFYWIQKELNIDSYVAMNGQYVVFEGKEIYSNPINPEMLQSLTTLTTNNGHALAYCSHLDYKVSKSNHPFIEAGFDSLMMPYPEVDEEYYKHLPIYQGHLYCNRKDAQLYFDQFPEFSFVKWDDNAYDILPKGASKAVGINKMLEILDINQEDSFAFGDGLNDLEMLTMVGTGVAMGNAVPEAKAAANVITTSSSNDGILNGLIQVGLLDKELVLI; this is encoded by the coding sequence ATGAAAAAACCAATTGTGTTTTTTGATATTGATGGGACTTTATTAAATGATGAAAAGAAAATTCCAGATTCCACGAAAAAAGCTGTACGTTTACTTCAAGAACAAGGTATTCACACAGCTATTGCCACTGGCCGTGTGCCGAATATGTTTTATTGGATTCAAAAAGAATTAAATATTGATTCATATGTAGCGATGAATGGACAATATGTTGTATTTGAAGGAAAAGAAATTTACTCAAATCCGATTAACCCTGAAATGCTGCAATCCCTTACGACATTGACGACTAACAACGGTCATGCCTTAGCCTACTGTAGCCACCTTGATTATAAGGTTAGTAAAAGCAATCATCCGTTTATCGAAGCTGGTTTTGATTCCTTGATGATGCCCTATCCTGAAGTTGATGAAGAGTATTATAAACATTTGCCTATATATCAAGGGCATCTCTACTGCAACCGTAAGGACGCACAATTGTATTTTGACCAATTCCCTGAATTTAGTTTTGTAAAATGGGATGACAATGCTTATGATATCCTTCCTAAAGGTGCTTCAAAAGCGGTCGGAATCAATAAAATGCTAGAGATCTTAGATATTAACCAAGAGGACAGCTTTGCTTTTGGCGATGGCTTGAATGACTTGGAGATGTTGACGATGGTTGGAACGGGAGTTGCTATGGGTAATGCGGTTCCTGAAGCAAAGGCTGCAGCGAATGTCATCACAACCTCCTCTTCTAATGATGGGATTCTCAATGGTCTCATTCAGGTTGGACTACTAGATAAGGAATTAGTATTAATTTAA
- a CDS encoding LacI family DNA-binding transcriptional regulator has protein sequence MTNIRELAKMAGVSVSTVSRVLNSHPYVSEEKRNAVLAAIKDSNYQPNINAIHLSMGKTFLVGVVVPFIDHPYFALLMKGMAIEALENNYKLVLFQSNYEEAKELEALQMLKQKQIDSLIICSRICGLPTIEEFTPYGPIVLCEDTRGKNVSSTYVDHYKTFIFALEYLYQKGHRKIGYSIGRKSGSNSKFRGMAFKDFLKDHHLPYNPSYIFEQCLNFEDGEQIIARIKQMTNPPTALLITSDEVAAGIVTCARQQNISIPGDLALIGFNNQPIAKMMNITTIDIPLVEMGRKLFLQGIVDSEASYQEIPVTLIERKTV, from the coding sequence ATGACAAACATTAGAGAGTTAGCTAAGATGGCCGGTGTTTCAGTTTCAACCGTTTCGCGGGTGCTAAATAGCCATCCCTATGTAAGTGAGGAAAAAAGGAATGCAGTTTTAGCAGCGATTAAGGATAGTAATTATCAGCCTAATATCAACGCCATCCATTTAAGTATGGGAAAAACATTTCTTGTCGGTGTGGTTGTGCCCTTTATCGACCATCCTTATTTTGCTCTGTTAATGAAAGGAATGGCGATTGAAGCATTAGAAAACAACTATAAGCTGGTGCTATTCCAGAGCAACTACGAAGAGGCCAAAGAGTTGGAAGCCTTACAGATGCTTAAGCAAAAGCAGATTGATTCGTTAATTATTTGTTCCAGAATATGCGGCTTGCCGACAATTGAAGAATTTACACCCTATGGTCCGATTGTTTTATGTGAAGATACAAGGGGTAAAAATGTATCCTCCACTTATGTCGACCACTACAAAACATTTATTTTTGCGTTAGAATACCTATATCAAAAAGGCCATCGAAAAATCGGCTATAGTATTGGCCGAAAATCAGGCTCCAATAGTAAATTTAGAGGAATGGCTTTTAAGGATTTTCTTAAAGACCATCATTTGCCATATAACCCTAGTTATATTTTTGAACAATGCCTGAACTTTGAAGATGGTGAACAAATCATTGCGCGGATCAAACAAATGACTAATCCACCCACCGCTTTGCTGATTACAAGTGATGAAGTAGCAGCTGGTATTGTCACCTGTGCTCGACAGCAAAATATTTCGATACCAGGTGACCTCGCCCTCATTGGTTTCAATAATCAGCCCATCGCAAAAATGATGAACATCACAACGATTGACATTCCACTAGTGGAGATGGGAAGGAAGCTATTTTTGCAAGGAATAGTTGATAGCGAGGCTTCTTATCAAGAAATTCCCGTTACATTAATTGAACGTAAAACTGTTTAA
- a CDS encoding DEAD/DEAH box helicase, giving the protein MSERSFGEYPLSNEITRALAVLKYEAPTEVQREVIPLALEKHDVIVKSQTGSGKTAAFGIPICEMIEWEEKKPQALILTPTRELAVQVRDDITNIGRFKRIKAIAVYGKEPFSKQKEELKQKNHVVVGTPGRVIDHIDRGTLDLGQVQYLIIDEADEMLNMGFIDEVEAIIKELPSNRVTMVFSATLPKDVETLCHKYMKRPFHIEIEAAGITTETIDHRLINVKEEEKLSVLKDVTVVENPDSCLIFCKTKEHVETVYTELEASNYSSGRLHGGLEQQDRFAVMDGFKMGNFRYLVATDVAARGIDIDNVTLVINYDVPIEKESYVHRTGRTGRAGNKGKAITFATPYEGKFVKAIERYIGFEIPSMEAPKPQEVSGGKAAFEEKISGRRVVRNNKTARINQDIMKLHFSGGKKKKIRAVDFVGTIAKIPGITVEDIGIITIQDHLSYVDILNGKGSLVLQAMENATIKGKRLKVSIAIK; this is encoded by the coding sequence ATGAGTGAAAGAAGTTTTGGAGAATACCCTTTAAGCAATGAAATAACAAGAGCGCTTGCGGTGTTAAAATACGAAGCACCTACAGAGGTTCAACGGGAAGTGATTCCTTTAGCATTGGAAAAGCACGATGTTATCGTAAAATCCCAAACTGGGAGCGGCAAGACAGCAGCCTTTGGGATCCCTATATGCGAGATGATAGAATGGGAAGAAAAAAAGCCACAGGCCTTAATTCTCACTCCTACTAGAGAACTCGCGGTTCAAGTTCGCGATGACATAACGAATATTGGCAGATTTAAACGAATTAAAGCAATTGCCGTATATGGGAAGGAACCTTTTTCGAAGCAAAAGGAAGAATTGAAGCAAAAAAACCATGTGGTCGTGGGGACACCAGGGCGTGTAATCGACCATATCGATAGAGGAACGCTAGATTTAGGCCAGGTTCAATATCTTATTATCGATGAAGCGGATGAAATGCTGAATATGGGTTTTATCGATGAAGTGGAAGCAATAATAAAAGAACTACCGTCCAACAGAGTCACAATGGTCTTTTCCGCTACATTGCCGAAGGATGTTGAAACTCTCTGCCATAAGTATATGAAAAGACCCTTTCATATTGAGATTGAAGCGGCTGGCATTACTACGGAGACAATTGACCATCGATTAATCAATGTTAAAGAAGAAGAGAAACTTTCCGTGCTTAAAGATGTTACTGTCGTTGAAAACCCTGACAGCTGTCTAATTTTTTGCAAGACGAAAGAACACGTTGAAACTGTATACACTGAATTGGAGGCATCCAACTATTCAAGTGGAAGACTTCATGGAGGGTTAGAACAACAAGATCGGTTTGCCGTGATGGACGGGTTCAAAATGGGGAATTTCCGATACCTAGTGGCCACCGATGTTGCTGCACGTGGGATTGACATTGATAACGTGACACTTGTGATTAACTATGACGTACCGATTGAAAAAGAAAGCTATGTCCACCGCACAGGCAGAACCGGACGAGCTGGAAATAAAGGAAAGGCCATTACGTTTGCCACGCCTTATGAAGGAAAATTCGTTAAGGCGATTGAAAGATATATAGGCTTTGAAATTCCTTCAATGGAGGCACCAAAACCACAGGAAGTTTCTGGAGGAAAGGCGGCCTTCGAAGAAAAGATCAGCGGCCGCCGAGTGGTCAGGAATAATAAAACTGCCCGTATCAACCAAGATATCATGAAACTCCATTTCAGCGGCGGCAAAAAGAAGAAGATTCGTGCGGTCGATTTCGTTGGGACCATCGCGAAAATACCGGGAATAACAGTTGAAGATATCGGCATTATTACGATTCAAGACCATTTATCCTATGTGGATATTCTAAATGGAAAGGGCTCACTAGTGCTACAAGCCATGGAGAATGCCACAATCAAAGGAAAGCGACTAAAAGTCAGCATCGCAATTAAATAG
- a CDS encoding response regulator transcription factor — protein MFKLLLIEDDKTLFKEIKERLTGWSYDVYGITDFSQVMQEFTLIKPDLVLVDIQLPKFDGFHWCRMIRSHSNVPILFLSSRDHPTDMVMSMQLGADDFIQKPFHFDVLIAKIQAILRRVYNYNTEQITLKTWCGATVDYEKNTVSNALGIVELTKNETFILKKLIEQKNKIVSREDLIKSLWEDERFVSDNTLTVNVNRLRKRLDELELGRYIETKIGQGYIAIEEENSYD, from the coding sequence ATGTTTAAACTTTTGTTAATTGAAGATGATAAAACACTATTTAAAGAAATCAAGGAACGATTAACTGGGTGGTCTTATGATGTGTATGGGATTACTGATTTTAGCCAGGTTATGCAGGAATTTACGTTAATAAAACCCGATTTAGTTTTGGTTGATATACAATTGCCGAAATTTGATGGCTTTCATTGGTGCCGGATGATCCGCTCCCATTCGAATGTTCCAATTCTATTTTTGTCCTCACGTGATCATCCTACTGATATGGTAATGTCAATGCAGCTTGGTGCGGACGATTTTATTCAAAAACCGTTTCATTTTGATGTGCTGATTGCGAAAATACAGGCCATCCTTCGCCGTGTCTATAATTACAATACCGAGCAAATTACACTCAAAACATGGTGTGGTGCCACGGTGGATTATGAGAAAAATACGGTCAGTAATGCTTTGGGTATAGTTGAACTAACAAAGAATGAAACTTTTATCTTAAAAAAGCTGATTGAGCAAAAAAATAAGATTGTCAGCCGCGAAGACTTAATTAAAAGCCTGTGGGAGGATGAGCGCTTTGTCAGCGATAACACCTTAACGGTCAATGTTAATCGTTTGCGAAAAAGATTGGACGAGCTTGAATTAGGACGGTATATTGAGACAAAGATTGGTCAGGGTTACATCGCGATTGAAGAGGAAAATAGTTATGATTAA